ACTATTAGAAATATAGCTACAAAGTAACTTATCAATGTTAAAACGCTACTTTCTATGTAAATTAGTGTGAAAAGATGCTTATGATTATAACCCATGGCTTTAAATAAAGCAATCTCAGTCTGTCTATCATCAATTGAAGATTTTATGTTAATGGTTATAGAAATAAAATTCAATATAATAATTATCAACAGCGAGAACACTCCAATGATTTTAATAGTTTTTATCATATCTGTATTTATTATACTATTTTCATATCTAATAACAGTATAATTATCTTTAACTGAAAATATCTGTATTATTTTATTCACATTTCTATAATCATCAACTAAAATATCCATCGTTACAGTTTTTTTATTTAATGATAAAACATGGACATTTTCAATTGATGGATATTGCTTTATTATTTCAATATATTTATTAAGATCTAAATGCGTGTCTGAATATTCATAATCAAGTCTAAATATTCTATATACTACTTCTGAATTTAAAGAATTTAAATTATCATCTATAACTTTATTTGTCGTATGTGCGAATGAAAATGATATACCAAGCAACATAATAGTAAGTGAAATCACGATAGTATATATAATATTTTTGAATTTATAGCGAAACATATTTATAATAGTCATTTTTAGAAAATTATTCATTTGAGTTCTGTTCACTCCTTAATTATTGCTTCTCTTGGCTTTATTCTTACACTATACATAAAACCTTGCAAACTTCCTAATAAAGGTAATGATACACTGATTAATGCCATCATTAAAATATACCAAGAGTTCATTTGTATATTTAAGCGCTTAATATACATAGAACCACCCATTTCAATACCAAAATTTAAACCTTTGATCAGCAAAAACGAAATAAGAATTGCAAAAACATAGCTCAAAATACCAATAATCAGTGCTTCCAAACCAATAATGAATATAATGTTAAAATTACGATAACCAAAAGCTTTCAATAATCCTATTTCAGAAGTACGTTTTTTTATAGATTTGCACATAGTTAGCATGATATTTACCATACTAATAAATATCAGTGCTATTCCCAAGGCTTGTCCTGCTAACAAAACATATTTTGCTATAGGTACTATACCCCCAAGCCTGCTTTTTTCCCTTGCGATTCCTCCAGCAAAATTTGTTATAGGATTAATTTCTTTTTTAATCTTATCAATATTGCTAAAGCGATCAGAGATAACAGTATATGTTTTACCAAACTCTTCAG
This is a stretch of genomic DNA from Abyssisolibacter fermentans. It encodes these proteins:
- a CDS encoding FtsX-like permease family protein encodes the protein MNNFLKMTIINMFRYKFKNIIYTIVISLTIMLLGISFSFAHTTNKVIDDNLNSLNSEVVYRIFRLDYEYSDTHLDLNKYIEIIKQYPSIENVHVLSLNKKTVTMDILVDDYRNVNKIIQIFSVKDNYTVIRYENSIINTDMIKTIKIIGVFSLLIIIILNFISITINIKSSIDDRQTEIALFKAMGYNHKHLFTLIYIESSVLTLISYFVAIFLIVKSLNKFVNPFIVRTFSNTLLSIQLYIDLNALLGILFILITITLLASLCSIKQIKKISPSELLKS